A genomic region of Kineococcus rhizosphaerae contains the following coding sequences:
- a CDS encoding ATP-binding cassette domain-containing protein, producing MTSPAVRPTLSLRRLAGPVATGALVLGVLAAVGETLGAVVVGRLAQAPGAGLLLVLAVLIVGASALDTLGRVALATAVGRAEGALRTDLLAAAFAQPLPVLGEQAVGEVIDRVDDDPRQLATLVRDAVWQLGRGTLRCLLGWVVAGLVWWPAWIAFPVVAAVVWLTVRRLTAVLVRRKVAEEVAWTDHAAQLEEAVAGRDDVRSSLGQPHVVRRYAALAAEVLDRVRATTTVSAAVARRTIVVLALLCSAVVVGGVWLVGEGRMSVAVLVTVWLLCSGFAGDVTEISERLPEVQAGLGAVQRIRSLLAAPAEPAGGEPVPDGPLGVQFRDLTFHHGDPDEDGFRLDAVTFTVPAGTTCALVGRSGSGKSTLAALLSRALEVPRGALFLGGTDVTDLDLADLRRTVGVVTQRTEILTGTLRQNITLDADVPAARVDLAVATLGLREWVDALPDGLQTRLGPGGTTLSAGEEQLVAFARLLVRDVRVVVLDEATARMDPVTEHLVTTAAQRLLTGRTGLLIAHRLSTTARADTVAVLDGGRLLQHGPRAELASAPGPFADLLRASGHDDDGPGLDVPHQDVLVARPRRPRDPDPAPPPARLARAVRTALTRHKAWGMLGAGLFALVSVIGIYGVVVGWLWGLVVQTLRDGGTLTDAWLPVTALVVELLAIPYVLSVALRVYPLWWNAVTLGTRLAVLRGQTRQHRLARVPAGEVAARCLDSERFVLYADRCVDVVIGVFVATVTALVARDLTAGAVVAAVMVGSAAVSVAGAPVSGRRGRTAGDARAVFGRDLGSAVDAARTVKLAAAVGDVLTHLARVDERRVRASVAEFRVRALLEGVPGVLVQTGVVATWALHLAGWWTLADALLVSTAVAGASYYGTVAGAVITEAPVARTWLSAVTALAGTEDVVRVPAGVDLVRGTAPAPPLPPKQGLRRFSVTGFSAVHDDGTVGVEDVDLEVEAGELVLLTGRVGSGKSSLLAALAGLVDHEGTVRWNGSDVADPQTFLRPGQVSYVAQVPRVLSGSFADNVALDHAHARALAGFAVRDARLERDVADAGGHDALVGHRGVRLSGGQVQRLALARALATGADLLVADDVSSALDARTELELWESLRDRGTTVIGSSSKRSALLAADRVVVLTDGRVAAVGPWKELEADWGHLAG from the coding sequence GTGACGAGCCCGGCCGTCCGGCCGACCCTGTCCCTGCGCCGTCTCGCCGGCCCCGTCGCGACGGGTGCGCTCGTCCTCGGGGTGCTGGCCGCCGTGGGGGAGACCCTCGGCGCCGTCGTCGTCGGCCGGCTCGCGCAGGCCCCCGGGGCCGGGCTCCTGCTCGTCCTGGCCGTCCTCATCGTGGGGGCCAGCGCCCTCGACACCCTCGGGCGCGTCGCCCTGGCCACCGCCGTCGGCCGCGCCGAGGGTGCGCTGCGCACCGACCTGCTCGCCGCGGCCTTCGCCCAGCCCCTGCCCGTCCTCGGCGAGCAGGCCGTCGGGGAGGTCATCGACCGCGTCGACGACGACCCGCGCCAGCTCGCCACCCTCGTGCGCGACGCCGTGTGGCAGCTGGGCCGCGGCACCCTGCGGTGCCTGCTCGGCTGGGTCGTCGCCGGGCTCGTCTGGTGGCCCGCCTGGATCGCGTTCCCCGTCGTCGCCGCCGTCGTCTGGCTCACCGTGCGCCGCCTCACCGCCGTCCTCGTGCGCCGCAAGGTCGCCGAGGAGGTCGCCTGGACCGACCACGCCGCCCAGCTGGAGGAGGCCGTCGCCGGCCGCGACGACGTCCGCTCCAGCCTCGGCCAGCCGCACGTCGTGCGCCGCTACGCCGCCCTGGCCGCCGAGGTCCTCGACCGCGTGCGCGCCACCACCACCGTCTCCGCGGCCGTCGCCCGGCGCACCATCGTCGTCCTCGCCCTGCTGTGCTCGGCGGTCGTCGTCGGCGGGGTCTGGCTCGTCGGCGAGGGCCGGATGTCCGTCGCGGTCCTGGTCACCGTCTGGCTGCTGTGCTCCGGCTTCGCCGGGGACGTGACCGAGATCAGCGAGCGCCTGCCCGAGGTCCAGGCCGGACTCGGTGCGGTGCAGCGCATCCGCTCGCTGCTGGCGGCCCCGGCCGAACCCGCCGGAGGAGAACCGGTCCCCGACGGACCGCTCGGCGTGCAGTTCCGCGACCTCACCTTCCACCACGGGGACCCCGACGAGGACGGCTTCCGCCTCGACGCCGTCACGTTCACCGTGCCCGCCGGCACGACCTGCGCCCTCGTCGGGCGCAGCGGGTCCGGCAAGTCGACCCTGGCGGCGCTGCTCTCCCGCGCCCTCGAGGTGCCCCGCGGGGCGCTGTTCCTCGGCGGGACCGACGTCACCGACCTCGACCTCGCCGACCTGCGCCGCACCGTCGGCGTCGTCACCCAGCGCACCGAGATCCTCACCGGCACGCTGCGGCAGAACATCACCCTCGACGCCGACGTCCCCGCCGCCCGGGTCGACCTCGCCGTCGCCACGCTCGGCCTGCGCGAGTGGGTCGACGCCCTGCCCGACGGCCTGCAGACCCGCCTCGGGCCCGGCGGCACCACCCTGTCGGCCGGGGAGGAGCAGCTCGTGGCCTTCGCCCGCCTCCTCGTGCGCGACGTGCGCGTCGTCGTCCTCGACGAGGCGACCGCGCGCATGGACCCCGTCACCGAGCACCTCGTCACCACCGCCGCGCAGCGCCTGCTCACCGGGCGCACCGGCCTGCTCATCGCCCACCGCCTCTCGACCACCGCCCGCGCCGACACCGTCGCGGTCCTCGACGGCGGACGGCTCCTGCAGCACGGACCCCGCGCCGAGCTCGCGAGCGCCCCCGGCCCGTTCGCCGACCTGCTGCGCGCCAGCGGTCACGACGACGACGGCCCGGGCCTCGACGTGCCGCACCAGGACGTGCTCGTGGCCCGGCCCCGCCGGCCCCGCGACCCCGACCCGGCCCCGCCCCCGGCCCGGCTCGCCCGCGCCGTGCGCACGGCGCTGACCCGGCACAAGGCCTGGGGGATGCTCGGCGCGGGGCTGTTCGCCCTCGTCTCCGTCATCGGGATCTACGGCGTCGTCGTCGGCTGGCTGTGGGGCCTGGTCGTCCAGACCCTGCGCGACGGCGGCACCCTCACCGACGCGTGGCTGCCCGTCACGGCCCTCGTCGTGGAGCTGCTGGCCATCCCGTACGTCCTGTCCGTCGCCCTGCGCGTCTACCCGCTGTGGTGGAACGCCGTCACCCTCGGCACCCGCCTGGCCGTCCTGCGCGGGCAGACCCGTCAGCACCGCCTCGCCCGCGTCCCCGCCGGGGAGGTCGCCGCCCGCTGCCTGGACTCCGAGCGGTTCGTCCTCTACGCCGACCGCTGCGTCGACGTCGTCATCGGGGTCTTCGTCGCCACCGTCACGGCCCTCGTCGCGCGCGACCTGACCGCCGGTGCCGTCGTGGCCGCCGTCATGGTCGGCTCCGCCGCCGTGTCCGTCGCCGGGGCCCCCGTCTCCGGGCGCCGGGGCCGGACCGCCGGGGACGCGCGCGCCGTGTTCGGCCGCGACCTCGGCTCGGCCGTCGACGCCGCCCGCACCGTCAAGCTCGCCGCCGCCGTCGGTGACGTCCTCACCCACCTGGCCCGCGTCGACGAGCGCCGTGTGCGCGCCTCCGTCGCGGAGTTCCGGGTCCGGGCCCTGCTCGAGGGCGTGCCCGGCGTCCTCGTGCAGACCGGGGTCGTCGCGACCTGGGCCCTGCACCTGGCCGGCTGGTGGACGCTGGCCGACGCCCTGCTCGTGTCCACCGCCGTCGCCGGCGCCTCCTACTACGGCACCGTCGCCGGGGCCGTCATCACCGAGGCCCCCGTCGCCCGCACCTGGCTGTCGGCGGTCACGGCGCTCGCGGGCACCGAGGACGTCGTGCGGGTGCCGGCCGGCGTCGACCTCGTCCGCGGCACCGCGCCCGCCCCGCCGCTGCCGCCCAAGCAGGGGTTGCGCCGCTTCAGTGTCACGGGGTTCAGTGCCGTGCACGACGACGGCACCGTCGGCGTCGAGGACGTCGACCTGGAGGTCGAGGCGGGCGAGCTGGTCCTGCTCACCGGCCGCGTCGGGTCGGGCAAGTCGTCGTTGCTGGCGGCGCTGGCGGGGCTCGTCGACCACGAGGGGACGGTGCGCTGGAACGGGTCCGACGTCGCCGACCCGCAGACGTTCCTGCGCCCGGGCCAGGTCAGCTACGTGGCCCAGGTGCCCCGGGTGCTGTCCGGCTCGTTCGCCGACAACGTCGCCCTCGACCACGCCCACGCCCGGGCGCTGGCCGGGTTCGCGGTGCGCGACGCCCGGCTCGAACGGGACGTCGCCGACGCCGGCGGGCACGACGCGCTCGTCGGGCACCGCGGGGTGCGTTTGTCCGGCGGCCAGGTCCAGCGCCTGGCCCTGGCACGGGCCCTGGCCACCGGGGCGGACCTGCTGGTGGCCGACGACGTGTCCTCCGCGCTCGACGCGCGCACGGAGCTGGAGCTGTGGGAGTCGCTGCGCGACCGCGGGACCACGGTCATCGGGTCCAGCTCGAAGCGCTCGGCACTGCTGGCCGCCGACCGGGTCGTCGTCCTGACCGACGGCCGGGTCGCCGCGGTCGGGCCGTGGAAGGAGCTCGAGGCGGACTGGGGGCACCTGGCGGGGTAG
- a CDS encoding RNA-binding S4 domain-containing protein, giving the protein MSTVDVEVDGTVRLGQFLKLAGAVDSGGQAREVLQAGEVTVNSEPEDRRGRQLSDGDVVALGEGSWRVLVN; this is encoded by the coding sequence GTGAGCACGGTCGACGTCGAGGTCGACGGTACCGTCCGGCTGGGGCAGTTCCTCAAGCTGGCCGGTGCCGTCGACTCCGGGGGCCAGGCCCGCGAGGTGCTGCAGGCCGGGGAGGTCACGGTCAACTCCGAACCCGAGGACCGCCGGGGGCGTCAGCTCTCCGACGGGGACGTCGTGGCGCTGGGGGAGGGGTCCTGGCGGGTCCTGGTCAACTGA
- a CDS encoding C40 family peptidase, translating into MTTRVQARHRAAVRPLTPLTDLSDSVARTAGGAARSGAVALAAGGLLVSIALPAGAAPQAAPAAVDTSVGTVTTAVPAAFGSTAAGVVSAPATVAAPATTVTFASAPVAAVVAAPVLVRSTRSADTAPAVASSVDESAIAAASAPAPAALAAPVAVEAPAPAPAPAPAPAPAPLGQRILEVADDYAGVPYVYGGTTPSGFDCSGYTSYVYRQIGVNIPRTAAAQKNAAQTISRGAAVPGDLVFFSSGSGRAYHVGIYAGGNMMWDAPRTGKPVQLRAIWTDAVSFGRLAPTA; encoded by the coding sequence TTGACGACTCGCGTCCAGGCGCGCCACCGCGCCGCCGTCCGTCCCCTCACGCCCCTGACCGATCTGTCGGACAGCGTCGCCCGCACCGCCGGAGGAGCCGCTCGCAGCGGTGCCGTGGCGCTCGCGGCCGGTGGTCTGCTCGTCTCGATCGCCCTGCCCGCCGGCGCCGCCCCCCAGGCCGCGCCCGCCGCGGTCGACACCAGCGTCGGCACGGTCACCACCGCCGTGCCCGCCGCCTTCGGCAGCACCGCCGCCGGTGTCGTCTCCGCCCCGGCCACCGTCGCCGCCCCGGCCACGACCGTGACCTTCGCCAGCGCCCCGGTCGCCGCCGTGGTCGCCGCCCCGGTCCTGGTGCGCTCCACGCGCTCGGCCGACACCGCCCCCGCCGTCGCCTCCAGCGTCGACGAGAGCGCCATCGCCGCCGCGTCCGCTCCGGCTCCCGCCGCGCTCGCCGCCCCCGTGGCCGTGGAGGCCCCGGCTCCGGCGCCCGCCCCGGCCCCGGCGCCCGCTCCCGCCCCCCTCGGCCAGCGGATCCTCGAGGTCGCCGACGACTACGCCGGTGTCCCCTACGTCTACGGCGGCACCACGCCCTCCGGGTTCGACTGCTCCGGCTACACGAGCTACGTCTACCGCCAGATCGGCGTGAACATCCCCCGCACCGCGGCCGCCCAGAAGAACGCCGCCCAGACGATCTCGCGCGGCGCAGCCGTCCCCGGCGACCTCGTCTTCTTCTCCAGCGGGTCCGGCCGGGCCTACCACGTCGGCATCTACGCCGGCGGCAACATGATGTGGGACGCCCCCCGCACCGGCAAGCCCGTCCAGCTGCGCGCCATCTGGACCGACGCCGTCAGCTTCGGGCGCCTCGCGCCCACCGCCTGA
- a CDS encoding HNH endonuclease produces the protein MRTLVLNAGYEPLAVVSFRRALVLVLNGKASVVLADAEDPVVGATVSLERPSVILLTRYVRVPRGQVVPVSRRGVLRRDHQRCAYCRGHATTIDHVLPRSRRGPDTWENLVAACVRCNNAKGDRTPEEMGWHLPFRPAAPRGASWAVRGAEQPDPRWDEFLATAA, from the coding sequence GTGCGCACGCTCGTGCTGAACGCCGGCTACGAACCCCTCGCGGTGGTGTCCTTCCGCAGGGCCCTGGTCCTGGTGCTGAACGGGAAGGCGTCGGTGGTCCTGGCCGACGCCGAGGACCCCGTCGTGGGCGCCACGGTGAGCCTGGAACGGCCCTCCGTCATCCTCCTCACCCGCTACGTCCGCGTCCCGCGCGGACAGGTCGTCCCGGTGAGCCGGCGCGGGGTCCTGCGCCGCGACCACCAGCGGTGCGCCTACTGCCGCGGCCACGCCACGACCATCGACCACGTCCTGCCCCGCAGCCGCCGGGGCCCGGACACGTGGGAGAACCTCGTCGCGGCGTGCGTGCGCTGCAACAACGCCAAGGGCGACCGGACGCCGGAGGAGATGGGCTGGCACCTGCCGTTCCGTCCCGCCGCCCCCCGCGGGGCGTCCTGGGCCGTGCGGGGGGCCGAGCAGCCCGACCCGCGCTGGGACGAGTTCCTCGCCACCGCCGCCTGA
- a CDS encoding type II toxin-antitoxin system VapB family antitoxin, translating to MSKTHIDIDDDLLAQVAAITGTTTKRDTVEAALRTTLRQERRRAAAERLITRGESGYFAPLLQEHPEATGEDTEAPGTDGRTQGAA from the coding sequence ATGAGCAAGACACACATCGACATCGACGACGACCTGCTGGCTCAGGTGGCCGCCATCACCGGGACGACCACCAAGCGCGACACCGTCGAAGCCGCCCTGCGCACCACCCTGCGCCAAGAACGTCGCCGCGCTGCCGCCGAACGCCTCATCACCCGCGGTGAGAGCGGCTACTTCGCCCCCCTCCTCCAAGAGCACCCGGAGGCCACCGGTGAGGACACCGAGGCACCGGGCACCGACGGTCGAACGCAAGGCGCTGCGTGA
- a CDS encoding PIN domain-containing protein, with amino-acid sequence MSFLLDKSAHARWHQPVVAARLNDLLREDLLSIARPSVLEIGFSARSPQDYREVIADVTEAMTVIEVSTEISVRAQDLQERLTHQGWHRAPGPVDLLLAATAIEHELTLLHLDKDFELIARVSSLRQERVVPREAPTA; translated from the coding sequence GTGAGCTTCCTGCTCGACAAGTCCGCCCACGCCCGCTGGCACCAACCGGTCGTGGCCGCCCGGCTGAACGATCTCCTGCGCGAGGACCTGCTGAGCATCGCCCGACCCAGCGTGCTGGAGATCGGGTTCTCCGCCCGTTCTCCTCAGGACTACCGCGAGGTCATCGCCGACGTCACCGAGGCCATGACCGTCATCGAGGTCAGCACTGAGATCAGCGTCCGCGCACAAGACCTGCAGGAACGTCTCACCCACCAGGGGTGGCACCGGGCACCAGGTCCGGTGGACCTCCTGCTCGCAGCCACGGCCATCGAGCACGAACTGACGCTCCTGCACCTGGACAAGGACTTCGAGCTGATCGCCCGTGTCAGCTCCTTGCGGCAAGAGCGCGTCGTCCCCCGGGAAGCACCCACTGCCTGA